Proteins found in one Dryobates pubescens isolate bDryPub1 chromosome 1, bDryPub1.pri, whole genome shotgun sequence genomic segment:
- the SEC61A1 gene encoding protein transport protein Sec61 subunit alpha: MGIKFLEVIKPFCVILPEIQKPERKIQFKEKVLWTAITLFIFLVCCQIPLFGIMSSDSADPFYWMRVILASNRGTLMELGISPIVTSGLIMQLLAGAKIIEVGDTPKDRALFNGAQKLFGMIITIGQSIVYVMTGMYGDPSEMGAGICLLITIQLFVAGLIVLLLDELLQKGYGLGSGISLFIATNICETIVWKAFSPTTVNTGRGMEFEGAIIALFHLLATRTDKVRALREAFYRQNLPNLMNLIATIFVFAIVIYFQGFRVDLPIKSARYRGQYNTYPIKLFYTSNIPIILQSALVSNLYVISQMLSARFSGNLLVSLLGTWSDTSSGGPARAYPVGGLCYYLSPPESFSSVLEDPVHAVVYIVFMLGSCAFFSKTWIEVSGSSAKDVAKQLKEQQMVMRGHRETSMVHELNRYIPTAAAFGGLCIGALSVLADFLGAIGSGTGILLAVTIIYQYFEIFVKEQSEVGSMGALLF; this comes from the exons ATGGGCA TAAAATTTCTTGAAGTAATCAAGCCCTTCTGTGTTATCTTGCCTGAAATCCAAAAGCCAGAGCGGAAG ATTCAATTTAAGGAGAAGGTACTATGGACAGCTATCACACTCTTCATCTTCTTAGTATGCTGCCAG ATTCCCTTGTTTGGTATCATGTCATCAGACTCAGCAGATCCTTTCTACTGGATGAGAGTGATTTTGGCATCAAATAGAG GTACATTGATGGAGCTGGGTATTTCACCTATTGTCACGTCTGGGCTCATCATGCAGCTCTTGGCAGGTGCTAAGATCATTGAAGTTGGTGACACCCCAAAGGACAGAGCTCTCTTCAATGGAGCACAGAAAT TGTTTGGAATGATCATTACCATTGGACAGTCTATTGTCTATGTAATGACTGGAATGTATGGAGACCCATCTGAGATGGGTGCTGGGATCTGCTTGCTTATTACAATTCAG CTTTTTGTTGCTGGATTGATAGTTCTGCTCTTGGATGAGCTCTTACAGAAAGGATATGGTCTTGGTTCTGGCATCTCTCTCTTCATTGCTACCAATATCTGTGAGACTATTGTGTGGAAAGCATTCAGCCCCACCACAGTGAACACAGGACGAG GCATGGAATTTGAGGGAGCCATCATTGCTCTGTTCCATCTCCTGGCTACTCGTACAGACAAAGTCAGAGCTCTTCGTGAGGCCTTTTACCGTCAGAATCTCCCCAACCTTATGAATCTGATTGCCACCATCTTCGTCTTTGCTATTGTAATTTATTTCCAG GGCTTCAGAGTAGATCTTCCCATCAAGTCTGCTCGCTACCGTGGCCAGTACAACACCTACCCTATCAAGCTGTTTTACACTTCCAACATTCCCATCATTCTTCAGTCTGCCCTGGTCTCAAACCTCTATGTGATCTCCCAGATGCTTTCTGCTCGCTTCAGTGGCAACTTGCTGGTTAGCCTGCTGGGCACTTGGTCT GACACGTCATCTGGGGGCCCTGCTCGTGCTTACCCAGTTGGTGGACTTTGTTATTACCTATCACCTCCagagtccttttcttcagtgctgGAAGACCCTGTACATGCAGTGGTTTATATCGTGTTTATGTTGGGCTCCTGTGCTTTCTTCTCCAAGACATGGATTGAAGTCTCTGGCTCCTCTGCCAAAGAT GTTGCCAAACAGTTGAAAGAACAACAAATGGTAATGCGAGGCCACAGGGAAACTTCAATGGTGCATGAGCTAAACAG GTACATCCCTACAGCAGCTGCATTTGGTGGTCTCTGTATTGGTGctctctctgtgctggcagACTTCCTTGGGGCGATTGGGTCTGGGACTGGCATTCTGCTGGCCGTCACTATCATTTATCAGTACTTTGAAATTTTTGTGAAGGAACAGAGTGAAGTTGGCAGCATGGGAGCTCTTCTTTTCTAA